In Erigeron canadensis isolate Cc75 chromosome 7, C_canadensis_v1, whole genome shotgun sequence, one DNA window encodes the following:
- the LOC122609500 gene encoding uncharacterized protein LOC122609500, with translation MVHNGNGQGYQVECSIRQNTSSKIWKDLKERFGKESAPRAYELKQLLSCTHQNGGSVSSYYTKLRSIWDEIRSVFPIPQCTCGNCSCDIGKRLNDFKEKEQLYEFLMGLDADFSTIRTHVLSMKTTPTLGEAYHLASEKEQQKSITLSKRAGVEPATFKT, from the coding sequence ATGGTTCACAACGGCAATGGACAAGGATATCAGGTCGAGTGTTCGATACGACAAAATACATCTTCTAAGATTTGGAAGGACTTAAAAGAACGATTCGGTAAAGAAAGTGCACCTCGCGCCTATGAATTGAAACAATTGCTCTCTTGTACGCATCAGAATGGGGGCTCTGTTTCATCTTATTACACCAAGCTCCGCAGTATATGGGACGAAATACGTTCGGTTTTTCCAATCCCACAATGCACATGTGGGAATTGTTCATGCGATATTGGAAAGAGGTTGAATGATTTCAAAGAAAAGGAACAGTTGTACGAGTTTCTGATGGGATTAGACGCTGATTTTTCGACCATAAGAACCCATGTTCTTTCAATGAAAACGACACCCACTCTTGGAGAGGCTTATCATCTTGCCTCCGAAAAAGAACAACAAAAATCCATTACATTAAGTAAACGGGCTGGTGTGGAGCCAGCTACTTTCAAGACATAA
- the LOC122608219 gene encoding protein trichome birefringence-like 34: MVARNQHNLVPITWGSSINLSIVVQFFIALLFAVFFIGAIYMAEEYATFFNMFSASSEDNVFSDVSQSDQCNLFNGKWVFDNTSYPLYKEKECKFMSDQLACNKFGRKDLSYQNWRWQPNHCDLPRFNATRLLEKLRNKRMVFVGDSLNRGQWVSMVCLLDSSIHNPKLKFMDYSGANLIAFKAVAYNASIEFYWAPLLVESNSDDPVNHKLPERIVRSQSIEKHARVWTDADILIFNSYLWWRQPHIKVLWGSFEDGNGTYKEVENLRSYELALKTWSEWLEFQVDRVKTQLFFMSMSPTHERAEEWGASKGQNCYSETELITKEGYTGSSADPKMMRIVENTIDQLKTRGLKVEMINITQLSEYRKEGHPSIYRKQWDALSEEQISNPNSYADCIHYCLPGVPDVWNELLYAYIFQ, from the exons ATGGTGGCAAGAAACCAACATAATTTGGTTCCCATAACATGGGGATCTTCAATAAACCTTAGTATAGTAGTTCAATTCTTCATTGCACTTCTTTTTGCTGTGTTTTTCATTGGAGCAATTTATATGGCCGAAGAGTATGCCactttttttaacatgttttctGCCTCATCAGAAGATAATGTGTTTTCCGACGTTTCACAGTCTGATCAGTGCAACTTGTTTAACGGGAAATGGGTGTTTGATAACACGTCATACCCTCTATACAAAGAGAAAGAATGCAAATTCATGTCGGATCAATTGGCTTGCAACAAGTTTGGAAGGAAAGACTTGAGCTATCAGAATTGGAGGTGGCAACCGAACCATTGTGACCTCCCAAG ATTCAATGCAACTAGATTGTTGGAGAAACTAAGGAACAAGAGGATGGTGTTTGTAGGAGATTCTCTAAATAGAGGCCAATGGGTTTCAATGGTTTGCCTTTTAGATTCATCCATCCATAACCCAAAACTCAAATTCATGGACTATAGCGGCGCCAATTTAATCGCCTTCAAAGCTGTT GCGTACAATGCCTCAATCGAGTTCTATTGGGCACCTTTGCTGGTTGAGTCTAACTCTGACGACCCAGTGAACCATAAGTTACCTGAAAGGATCGTTCGATCCCAGTCCATTGAAAAGCATGCTAGAGTATGGACTGACGCTGATATACTAATCTTCAATTCCTACCTTTGGTGGAGACAACCCCATATCAAAGTCCT GTGGGGTTCCTTTGAAGATGGAAATGGGACATATAAAGAGGTGGAAAATCTTCGTAGCTACGAACTGGCTCTTAAAACCTGGTCGGAGTGGTTAGAGTTTCAAGTTGATCGAGTCAAGACTCAGTTGTTCTTCATGAGCATGTCGCCTACTCATGAAAG GGCTGAAGAATGGGGTGCATCCAAAGGCCAAAATTGTTATAGTGAGACCGAATTGATTACCAAAGAGGGATATACCGGTAGTAGCGCAGATCCTAAAATGATGAGAATAGTTGAAAACACTATTGATCAATTGAAAACAAGAGGCTTGAAAGTGGAAATGATCAACATAACTCAACTTTCCGAATATAGAAAAGAAGGGCATCCCTCAATATATAGAAAGCAATGGGATGCACTAAGTGAAGAACAAATATCAAATCCAAATAGCTATGCAGATTGTATACATTATTGTCTTCCTGGTGTACCTGATGTGTGGAATGAGCTTTTATATGCTTATATCTTTCAATAA